A genome region from Methylorubrum populi includes the following:
- the gmk gene encoding guanylate kinase, whose product MTQDATQGRPGIARRGLILILSSPSGAGKTTLTRAIAQRPEWGLDLSISVTTRARRPSEIDGRDYRFIDREAFEDLQARDDLLEWAEVHGNFYGTPRRPVEKTLGQGRDMIFDIDYQGTRQVRQRLQDDVVTVFILPPSFSELRHRLERRAEDAPETIERRLANARNEMRRWSEYDYVIVNDDLDESFRALQAILAAERLKRTRRTGLPGFVDGLLAEAERGG is encoded by the coding sequence ATGACGCAGGACGCCACGCAAGGCAGGCCGGGGATCGCCCGGCGCGGGCTGATCCTGATCCTGTCCTCGCCCTCGGGCGCGGGCAAGACGACGCTGACCCGGGCCATCGCCCAGCGGCCCGAGTGGGGGCTCGACCTGTCGATCTCGGTCACCACCCGGGCGCGCCGCCCCTCGGAGATCGACGGGCGCGACTACCGCTTCATCGACCGCGAGGCGTTCGAGGACCTGCAGGCCCGCGACGACCTGCTCGAATGGGCCGAGGTCCACGGCAATTTCTACGGCACGCCGCGCCGCCCGGTGGAGAAGACCCTCGGCCAGGGCCGGGACATGATCTTCGACATCGACTACCAGGGCACCCGTCAGGTGCGGCAGCGGCTGCAGGACGATGTGGTGACGGTGTTCATCCTGCCGCCGAGCTTTTCCGAATTGCGCCACCGCCTGGAGCGCCGGGCGGAGGACGCGCCCGAGACCATCGAACGGCGGCTGGCCAACGCCCGCAACGAGATGCGGCGCTGGAGCGAGTACGACTACGTCATCGTCAACGACGACCTCGACGAGTCCTTCCGTGCGCTCCAGGCGATCCTGGCCGCCGAGCGCCTGAAGCGCACCCGCCGCACCGGCCTGCCGGGCTTCGTCGATGGGCTGCTGGCGGAGGCCGAGCGGGGCGGTTGA